Within Coleofasciculus sp. FACHB-1120, the genomic segment TTATAGCTGCTCTGACCATGACGCACGAGAATGACTCGAGTATTCAGGGTGATATCCTCCGTGGAAACTAGCACTGCAAAGACAGCAGCCTACATCTTCTCGTTCGCTGGCTCAGCTTTTGAAGAATTAGGTCGGCTCTGCCTCAGTTTGGTAAGGTAAAGTTCCCCTAATGCTCTAGGCAAGAAATCTACGCCCATCATCAAGAGCAAAAAGGTTCAGGAGAATTTTAACCTGTCCCGGACACGCATCTAAGATATTCCTCATAGGTGCCGTGACACTAAGAGCCTACAGGAGTTTTCATGACAATTAAGCGGTTGCTTTTGGGATTGCTGACAATTTTGGCTTTGTTTCTGATTACCCACTCATTACTGGATAGCTGGAATCAGCCTCAGATTCAAGGTCGCCTGGAACTGTACCAAACGAATTTGTTACTCCAAGCGAGTGAGTGGCAGGGCGACAAAGCTGGTGATGCCAATTTAACAAACGCCCGGAACGCTCTTTTAGGTGAAGACCCTTTAAAAACTGCCCAAAAGCAGTATGACGAAGCGCGTTCGGAGGATCGAGCCACTCTGGAAAAGCTACAAGGGCAGCTCGAAAAGCTGAAATCGGAAGCCGATGTGAATCCAGATACAGCCAAATCACCGCAGCCATTGCAGGCGTCAATCAAGAAGGTAAAACAGCTGATTGCTGAGCTTGACTTGCGGTTTGGAATTTTACAAGCGCAACAAGGACAAACAGACGCGGCGATTAAAACTTGGACGGAATTAATTAATCAGTCTAAACAGGAAGCGTCGAGCGAGTTACAAACTAAGCCAGCGGCGGTTTTGGTAGGACTTTGGAGCAATCCACCCAGCCTGATGTTGGATGCCCAGTCGCAGATTCAACAGCATTTAGACGGCTGGTTCCGCGATCGCGCTTTGAAAAAACTCTACCAAGTACAAGAGCGTCAGGAGGCGCTGGCGGCACTCCAGGCGCGAGAACAGGAACGCGCTGAAGCTGCAATTGTAAAATTAGCGATTGTCGGAGCAATCCCCCTAGCAGGAGTATTGATGGGATTAGGATTGCTGATTTTCCTGGTAATGGGAGTGCTAATTAAGGGAAAAGAAGCCATCCTTGCTCAAAATGGCGATGTCCCCTGGACAACCCCTTGGAATGCCGAAATTATTTGGCAGGTGTTCGTTGTGGGTTTTTTCTTTATCGGTCAATTTCTGCTGCCGCTCTTTTTTAGCTTACTGCCGCTAAACCGAGCCAGCTTTGATATTCGGACACAAGCTGCTTTTGTTCTAGTGAGTTACGCAACATTGGCATTTGAGTGTCTGCTGGTTCTGTAT encodes:
- a CDS encoding CPBP family glutamic-type intramembrane protease encodes the protein MTIKRLLLGLLTILALFLITHSLLDSWNQPQIQGRLELYQTNLLLQASEWQGDKAGDANLTNARNALLGEDPLKTAQKQYDEARSEDRATLEKLQGQLEKLKSEADVNPDTAKSPQPLQASIKKVKQLIAELDLRFGILQAQQGQTDAAIKTWTELINQSKQEASSELQTKPAAVLVGLWSNPPSLMLDAQSQIQQHLDGWFRDRALKKLYQVQERQEALAALQAREQERAEAAIVKLAIVGAIPLAGVLMGLGLLIFLVMGVLIKGKEAILAQNGDVPWTTPWNAEIIWQVFVVGFFFIGQFLLPLFFSLLPLNRASFDIRTQAAFVLVSYATLAFECLLVLYLSIRSFLPLPEGWFRFNWRGNWILWGLGGYLVALPLVIVVSLLNQKLWQGQGGSNPLLPIALEGQDSVALAIFFLTAAVAAPLFEEFLFRGFLLPSLTRYMPVWGAIALSSLFFAIVHLNLSEILPLATLGMVLGVVYTRSRNLLAPMLLHSLWNGGTLLSLFLLGSGSA